The Melanotaenia boesemani isolate fMelBoe1 chromosome 3, fMelBoe1.pri, whole genome shotgun sequence genome contains the following window.
GCACAATCAAACATTGTTTGATTTTTGAAATGTGAATTTTGGTCAAATGTTAAATATTGAAGGTATTTGCAAAAATTAATTAAGAGGCCCATTTGATATTAATACTCCTAAGATTGCATGCTcacaaaaaataagttaattaatttaaaacgctaaaatatgttctgtcattgtgaaacaaaaattacatgttATAGTCAGGCTACAATCAGGGTATGTCCCCCACCTGTAGCTATTCAGAAAATTGATGGTTGGATACAAAAAGACACCCTAGTGCATAAAGACACATAATGGCTAACCCTAACTGCTTGACTATATGACACGAGACTCCAGAATGATTTGATTTTTGGAATTTCAGAGACCAGCAAGGCATACTGCATGGCTCATAAATCGGTTCTGACCACCGTGTGCTGTGCTGTTGGACCTCAACTCCTAAGAGTTCAtgctcacacactcacaaaaaaaattaaaaagaggtTTACAAGAAAAATAGAGATGTGTGTTAATAAGAAACTCAAAATATGTTCTgacattgtgaaacaaaacttacatatAAGCTCTTCGGGCATACCCTTATTCTTCCCCACTTCAATCTCTAGGGGCATCATACcagatcttttattttattttttttattcatccatGCATTATCTGCCgtttatccggagtcgggtcatgggggcagctacctaagcagggaaacccagactttcctctccctggccacattcaccagctcatcagggttgatcccgaggcgttcccaggccagtgtgtcctgggtcttcctcggggcctatttctggtgggacgtgcccggaacacctcaccagggaggcgtccaggaggcatcctaaccagatgcctgagccacctcatctggctcctcttgatgtggaggagcaatggctctactctgagcccctcctggatcacagaGCTCCTCACCCtctctctaagggagagcccggccaccctgcagagaaaactcattttggccgcttgtatttgcaatctcgttctttcggttactacccacagctcgtgaccataggtgagggtaggaacgtagatcgacaggcaaatttatttatttatttcggtattgtgaaagtaaataatacacaaaaaagtaaataaaacaaagaaagagcaACTTGTAAAAATATTACCCACAACAAGAtcttttgcatttaatttttgatAATACTTCATTATTATATCATTTCTGTACttccttttaaatgtaatttaaataatCCGAACAACTGTTCCACAGTTTGACACTAGTGACAGATATACATAAGGTGTATACAAATCCCACGGGTAGTGGGAGGGTGAGGGGACCCGGTATAGAACAGGGATTGGGATTGGGCTGGTTGGGGGGGGTGTGGGGTGGTATATCGGAGGGACCGGTGGGGGTGACTGGTAATGGGGTAGAAAGGCTGGGAAGGGGGAAGGTGGGGGTACTAGGTGTGTGTGGGGACCTGGGGACCCCACCATGTGTAATTGAATGAATAGTGAATTTGTTGGTtcacaatacattttttttttacaaattatacGTATGGCCTTCTTTTGCAGTaagaaaactgaatttgtgtgaTAAGTGTTTCCCCAAATCTACACACAATATGTAATATATGGAGCAATCAATgagttatataaaataaaaagtgatttctGACACAGATAgttttttactttgtacagTATTGCAATAGATTTTGACATCCTAAACAACAAGCAATAGATCTTAATTGTGCACACAATAACCTCTGACCTCTCCCTAAGTGTAGTGTTAGATATGATTCTGTATAATCTTCTTTAAATTGGACATAGCTTCTAAGTTTAGGTTTCCTCCAAATCTCCGCCTTCCATTATTTCTTATGAAGATTAAATAACGTGTTTTACAGTATCTATCTTACACTGCATGTTattactaaaaaaataaatcacaagagGAAATTATTGCAGAGATGGCACCTGACCATGGAAGGTTATGGGCTCTGTAtcaattaaagattttttttgtcagccTTTCATCTGGCAATCGAATAAGTCGGTTCCAGAGCCGAACCATTTCGCATCTTTGCTTTACAAGACAAGATTCCCATCCTGAATCCCCATCTATAACACTCTTTGCAGTGAATTTGTAAACTCCAAGATAGCACCTCAAAGCTCGACGCTGAATTGCATTACTTTCCAGGGATTCCTTAAAACCCCATATTCAAGTGGcataaaataaagctgaaccAAATGGAATCAAAAAGCTAGAAAATCCAAGATCAGGAAACCTTTTGGTTTGATTCATTACTGACCCTAAAGCCTTCCCGCTACGCCAGCGCTTTCCTTCCTTCATAGAAGCTCATATTtttgatgaaaagaaaactaagaTACCAAGGTAAACATCAATGGTGCCGattcaaacaaaaatgttataaaatacatttatgctaaataaggtggacagtctgttGCCAACATGTGCCagacaaattaataataattatgataaaaatGACATGGTCACCGTCAGTCAGGTTGCAACCAGGGTATGTAATAATTTATTCTTTCACAATGCTTTTTGAGTGGAGTTTCTGGCCTCttggttaataaaataaataaacaggtacCAATCACAgttgtatctgtacatatttattttataaaataaaacacagaactaaatttttataaatctggaagtttttgtgCACCACTTCTCCTTTTTTACCTACGTATGCCAACTGTAGTCATCTTTGCTATGCATAGTTTTACAAATGAGGCTGCTGGAAGGTAAACGTAAGGAGAACTTGGGAGCCATAGTGCACCAAGAGGGTGACAGCCCACATCATGCCAGTTTTAGCGTGTCCATAACCAGTGCTGGGAGTAACGTGTTACAGTCATTATATAAATTTTTTgggtaaaataaattttaaaaagtcaataaGCAAGCAAAACAGCAGGCAGaggatttttgttttgaatcTGCAGAGCATCACCTTCAAGTTTCAGTAAGATCAGCTCAGACAGCCTGGAGGTTTAACATTGAAGATTGGAGACTCCTATCCTGAATGTTTGCAGGGTGAGGAACCCACctctgtactcctcctcctctccctctcctaTACACCCAACAACAGCTGAGTAATCAGAGAATTTCTGAAAGTGGcaggactgaaaatcagtggtgtataaggtgaagAGGAAAGGAGACAGCACAGTCCCCTGAGGAGTTTCAAAATCACTGACCACCACATCAGACAAGATGCTGCCCAGATGGAGAAACTGTGGCCTATCTGTCAGTAGTGGTAGTCAGTAATCCAGGAAACCATGAAGTCGTCAATTTTTTGCTATTGCTAGCACGTCCAATAACAATTCTTTgggttaaatataaaatgaaccAGGAAgaactagtttcctccttctcagatgaataataaacaagcACAACAAGAAAGACAGAGCTAGCACCTGagaagccgatcagctgatcatcgaCAGCCAGTCATGGAACAacaagagagaggaggaggagaaggcatATTAGTACAGACCTGcaggaaacatgttttttttcttttcttctttaaatgaagttcaagttcaagttcaagtttatttatatagcacattttctgcaacagcagttgcccaaagtgctgaacaacagaacaaaaacactccacagttaaaataaacactacacaataaaacaataaaaaccaataaaaataaaaacagaaataaaaattgataaaaaagataaaatctataaaataataaaaacaacaaaactagaattaaaaactagaataaaattaattaataaaacacgcgaatgtcaagctcagttttgttcaaatgccagtgcaaagaagtaggTTTTGAGTGAAGACTTAAAACCAGCGACAGACTGAGCCGCTCTAATGTGAAGGGGAAGTCTGTTCCACAGCTTAGGAGCGGCAACAGAGAATGCTCTGTCGCCCCTGGATTTAAGTCTGGCATTTGGGACCTTCAGTAGGAGCTGTGAGGAGGACCTCAACGTCCTtgctggagcatgctggtgtagcaactctgacaaGTACGAAGGAGCCAAcccatttaaagctttaaaaacaattaataaaatcttgtactgggtcctaaacataacaggaagccaatgcaaagAGGCGagcacaggggtgatgtgatcacGTCGTCTTGTCCCTGTaagcaaccgagcagcagcattttgggcaAGCTGCAGTCGATGTAGAGATGACTGGTCAATGCCGTAATatagggagttgcagtaatcaatACGGGACATAATGAGCAGGTGAATAACTTTTTCTAAGTCATACTTGGGCAGGTAGGGCTTTAACTTGCTGAGCAGCCTcagatggaaaaacacacttttgaCTACAGAGTTAACCTGCGGGTGGAAGTTAAAGGAGTTATCAATAATCACACCCAGATTTTTGGCATGGGTTCGACAAAAGGAGGTCAGCTGACCGAGAACACTAACTGCACCATTTAAAAGCTctgaatttccaaaaacaacaacatcagtTTTGTCCTTATCTAAGTGGAGgaaatttaaatccatccaggctTTTAGCTCATACAAGCAGCTGAGAAGGTTGGTCAGAGAACCCCCCTGTGGTTTTAAGGGGATGTAGATCtgaacatcatcagcaaagcaaTGGTAGGCAATATTGTTCTTCTGAAAAATAGACCCCAAGGGCAGCATatacagggaaaaaagcagTGGACCCAAAATGGACCCCTGTGGGACCCCATAACTGAGAGGGGCAGCAGCTGAGGCAAACTCCTCAAGCTGAACACAAAATGACCGATCCTACAAGTAAGACTGGAACGAGCGCAGGGCAGTTCCTCTAATACCGACACACTGCTCTAAGCGGGTCAGGAGGAtttgttggtccactgtgtcaaaggctgcagtCAGGTCTAAGAGAATCAAAACCGCAGGACTTCCAGAGTCAGTAACTAAAAACaggtcattaaaaactcttaaaagtgcagtttcagtactgtggagagacttaaaaccagactgaaatttttctaaaactttactaaaatctaagtgaGCCTGTAATTGAATGCACactattttttctaaaacttttgatAAAAAGGGTAATTTGGAAATCGGCCTGTAGTTAGTCAGAACTGAGGGATCTAAGTtaggtttctttaaaagaggCTGCACAAGAGCATGCTTAAAAGCAGCAGGAACACAGCCTGAAAACAGGCTGGAATTAATTAAGGACAAAATAACAGGGCTGATGGAgctaaaagtacttttaattaGCGCAGGGTGACAGCTATCGAGGGGGCAAAAAGAAGATTTCAAGTGAAAGACCACATCACAGAGCtcacacaattaattacataaattagttactgccgGTAACGCCTTATTTTTGACagcttaatatttatttatataattcatgtttaattaacACATGAAATCCATGATGGTCACAGAACATATGTCTATTAAAAACTATCGTGAAATTGGACGTAAAGTAAACGTTTTCCACAAAGAACAGGGCCTGTTAATTcaggacaataaattctaaGACATTGTCTATTATTGCGGtggctttctggctttcttctgcaaattcctcatgttttttCAAAGCATTTGCCAACATTTGTtattgctgtggtttgttgtgCATTTCCTTTAAGGCAACAAACTCGTGCTCTTTCATGTGATTTCAaccaaaatgctttttaaagtcACTGGTGGTAAATTTGGCAGCATTCGTActctggaaacttcagccctgCATATGAGGCATGTCACTGTTTTGCTAGCAGGATTTTCTAATGAGTAATGATGACAAATTACTAACATACTGTTGCATCTGGCAAGACGTGTTGATGAAAGGAGTTATTCTGAGAACAGCTGCTTTATTGAACAAATAATGGTTACAGTTGGCCATAGATGACTGCATTGCAAACTACTTGCTGCAAAAATCGGGTAATCGAGTTccccagactatcctggtgtgaccATAGATACAAAAGATACATTTAGTGCAGGAGGTCTTTGCACACCATATGAAACAcctaaaaacacatcaaaataaGGGGCCTAGtagaaattttaaaatttcCCGGGATATTGCTCTTATTTAGCCTCAAAATGTTTACATCAGATCTGTGTTGTGTTTCATTCCCCACTCTCAGTTTTTATTATCCAGTCTCTCACAGCCGGTGAGAGGGAAGGGGAGAGGAGGCAGCCACAGTGCAGACAGTGCAGAGAGGACAGAGTAACTGGGTGCTTGTGCAGAACTGCAGATAAAGTGTGGGTTACTTTCCCTCCTTATAGTCATATTTCTAAGTTGTGATCCTGCTGATTCTTTTGTGATTGGAAATCAGAAACCAATATTAATGAGACcttgtgtggatttttttttcttcagtagaAAAAAGTGCTCCTCTCATCAAATGCTTTTCATGTCAATAAGCTGTAGGTTTCCTACCAAATGTGAAACACTGACCTAAAAACAACATATTCTAGTACAGAAAAGATGATGATACATGAGTGGGTAtcatcacttttatttatttattttgtttttgtaatgtcCGAGAGGACGCACAAAACAGTGACTCTCCGGAGGTTCAAAAGGCGATCTGTTTCCCACACCAGATCTGGGCCAGATCTGGTGTCAAGCTGCCACTGCTGACTAACTGCTGGCATGGCAAGTGTTATGTCAACCAGATGTCGGCCAAGTCTTGCAATGATACTATTTGCTCCAATTGTGGTTTGGTTTACGTGGCCCAGATCTGTCTATAACCAGTGTTTGACACGTTACTTCATATGTCCAGCATCATAGTagcagaatgattgtctggctgctgtgttgtgctgaacaagtttgctttgccaaaaggagctttatggataaaagcctcctcttgataattttggcttttttttatttatttatttatttttttgtaattttgtaatTTGTCTATTgatgattttacatatttatgctgAACTTGACAAGAGGGTTGGTGGGGtaagaaaggagaaagaaatgagagaaagaaaatgaaagagaaaaagagagtgaagatacaagagaaaaaagagacaaagaaaaacacaaggcTATACCAGATATAAGATAACACCAGCTGTTCAAtcttagcagaaaaaaacagacaaccagctgctaaacctgtaagggaaaaaaaaaaaaaaaaaaaaaaaaaaaactcctgcaacatctttaagaaaacaaaactgacaatcAGAGGCACCtataaaaaagacagacaagctgtataaaaataaaaatcactcccaacaacaaaaacatcagtaacacaaagaaaaacatgaacatgactGTAGTTTTGATTAAACCTACAACACGACACAGTGACTGTCTCAGCATGCTGGTTAGTAAATAAGAGGAATGAATAGTAATCAGTGATTGTGCAACTGTGACCTGACCACCAAAAAGATCAGAACCATCTTAGGAGGCCTTGGGACCCAGGAGACCAGCCGCCCCTCATAAGCACGTATCCCAGCCAGCCCACCACCAAGATGACCATGCAACCGCCTAGATGGAGGCAGAGGATGGCCTCAGCCTGAGCGCCCTGCAGCCATGGAACACAGACCCCAGGAAGCCAACGACAGCTTCCGCCGACCCCGCCAGGCGCTGGTCCCCTGGAGATTCTCAGCCCCCAGCAGGCCCCAGTTCCACACCCAACGTCTACCCCAGGCCCCACACCCCAAAGTGCAGTAGCCTGGGTATCTCCAGGACCAGCAGACCCCCAGCAATACAGCTAGCCGAGACACCCAGTCAACACATCAACCCATCCCCCCCCATCCCACCCCAAAGTGGCGCCTGGGAAACAGGACTGAGAGAAGACTGCTCCCACACCCggtccccacacacacacctagtcCCTCCACCTTCCCCCTTCCCAGTCTTTCTACCCCATTACCAGTCACCCCCACCGGCCCCTCCTATATACCACCCCACATTCCCCCCTCCCAAGTTCTCCCCCCAACCAGCCCCCCGTACTCAATCCCAATTCCTGTTCTATACCCAGTCCCCTCACCCTCCCACCCCATTTGGGATTTGTATACACCTTACTTTAAAAAAGCAATAATTATAGTTACTATTTAGTTTTTGCAAAAAAGTAACAGTACTAGTAACAGAGTTACAGtattataaaagtaattaattactcaCAAAAGTAACTAttccaataattaaaaaaaaaaaaaagttcacttAATGGAATTTCAAATTCATCTGCATGTTAATTTATTCATACATACtaaaactgaatattagatctgactaatgaatgaaatggaaatcTAATGGGATAaattactaacagaaaaatcatggACACTAATCTCAGGCTGCTGGAAGTCATGTCTCCATCTCCTTATCCTCCTGAaacccaggaaaaaaaaagttttttcttttttaatctttttatgatTTGCTTATTAATTTTTTACGGACTGTCCCTTTTGAGGGGACATGGGGTCTTGCATAATACACATTGTAATGGTGCAATTACAATAGTGAATTCATTTTTGtatggatttcttttttaaaaaaatcctttaatttaATAACCATTTAAGAAGATTAAGAcagtaaatgaagaaattaaaatgaattctcTGGTTCTGGGTATCAGGcacatttctttttacaatTGTCGtttattagcattttttgtgatgaAAAATACCAGCTAATATTCTGGGCAACAACGTAacctttggttttgtttggttttgtgtaCAGAATTATTCTGAATTCTGACTTTCAATTTCTTTCAACTACCAAACAGGGTTATTTGAACAAggcatgtgcaaaaaaaaaacaacaaaaacttaatATATAAATGAACAAACATATTTGTTTAAGGGCACACAGTTACTGAAATATAGCCataaaaatgtaagaatttagAAGAATTTAAACTAAGCGGAACACCAAAAAACGTTTAAAGTCTCAAATGGTTAAACTCTTAAGTCTCAACATAAACAGCACTAAATCACAGCAGATCATGAATGATAAAGAAGGAAACAGtgtttggcctttttaacacagagaaacaagtTACACTTGATGCTCCTTGACAGATGTTTTGCCTTTGCATCCATCTCTTCTGCACCATGATGAATGCACTCCCTGCTCCATCTTTGGCCAATGTGCcccatatttttttacattggtGTTGGGATGAGGTTGATGGAAAACACTCATCATTAGTAGTCCTCTCATCGCTATCGTCACTGGCCACATCGCTAGCCTAGTGACCTCCTTGTGCCTGAGCAATCATCTCttcagccagctgcagcttgaaGTCAAAGTACTGCAGCCCCTggtgtttctcttttgttgACCATCTCCTACAGTTGTCTTGAGGTTCTATTCCATGGACAGTGGAAGTCAGCAGGACTGCCTTATTATCCTGCCACTTTGTCACGGCACCCTCAGATGTTTACTAACAACCATTTCAGATTGacctcttctttgtttttgtacctTGGTGTCATCTGACATCTTGGATTTGCACAGTGCAGGGATTCGATTCTTCATAATGGTCTCTGTTCCCGTTTTTTCACACTGTAATATTAATGAACTTCCCAACCCTAGCTTAAACATTTTTCCTGATTATAACATACAATTGTTATTATCCCTTTATCCTGGCTTAGAATCAGGTTCTGGGTCAGACTCCTCAACAGCTGCAGAATCGTCCGCTGAGCGTTGATCTTCCCTCTCTATCGCCCCTTCATCTAGCTTCTATCTTCAAACAGCTCTAGATCTAAATGTCCCTCCACAATTCTCTGTAAAATCCTCTCCACCTCAATTAGCCCTCTGCTCCCTGATGTAACAGGAATAGTTAGCAAGTCCTGATGTCCACCACAAAGGACCTCAcataaaagttgtgtttttaaaggattaaaattgCTGTGtctcttaaaaaaatcttagtaATCTGAAGTTAAGACTTTCATACTAAAGAACCAACTTGATTTTTATGAACAGGAACAAGATATCTGTCAAAAATTGTTGACTTACCTCTCTGGTTTTTGTAAAACATGGAAATTGAAATTCCCTCCATTTTTAAAAGACAGTGCATGAGCTGTGTTGGCCACACCCCCACAACTGGGGCATCAGAAGAAAGTTCAGGATGTCTTCTTTAAGGGAAAGTAGCAATCACATACATACTATAAATAATGCTTGACTTAGAGGTCTGAGACTCATGTCCTgcacagaggacaaaaatgaatGGTCTTAGGTGGTTATGGCTCTTGTGGTAAACTTTGTGAACAAGCCTGCCACTGTCATGAGGGCTGGTCTGCATCACCTACAGCTCCCGTAATCAGACTCATCCGCTCCACCTGGGCCTCATTAGTACTtactctcctcacctgttcatcTCCCTATTTAATCCCATCTCAGTCTCTACTTCCCCGCCAGATAGTCACCTTCTATCCTTGTGTGAGATCCTGTTCTAATCattgtcttgttctagatccCTGTTGCCGACCTTTGCTTCCTCCATTGGACTTCCCGTTGCCTGATCCCCTGTCGGACTCTCCTTCTTTCTGCCAACCTGGATTTTGACCCTTTTTCTGAACCGACCACTGATCTCAGCCTAATCCCTCTGCCTGGACCAAGCAGCTGCCTTCCTGCCTCCACCCATCCCAGCATTAATAAACTTTTCAAACTGTTCATCGTGtgtgggctgaatttccgggtttACCTGAGACAACCGTTACATGCCACCATGTCTTCACTAGGACTGCACCTGAACAATGTCACCTTGTAACACACTTGACTTTATAAAATGGTATTTAATGTTCACCTGATTGCTTCTATCACAATTTACATGATTTCTTGCCAGGCATATGGTCCCTCGATCTCAAAGATTTTTGTTGATGTGTCCTGACAATTTTTGATCCATGTCATCCAGCAACTGTGTGAGGTAAAGGGTTTCCTGGATTGTAGCTGCAAATATCATGTACTCTGCCCCACACATTGTCAGTGCCACAGTTTGGTTTTTCTTGATTTTCCATTAAATGATAACACCATCCTTATGTAGGCTAAAGCGTTAGCCTGTTGTGCTCTTCCTGTCCTCTGGGATGTTAGCCCACTCGACATCAGAATAACCCATCAGTTCCAGTTCAGTGTAATCTTTCTTATAACAAAATGCAATATCTTTGGTTCCCTTCAAGTACCTATACACATTTCACTGCTGccatatgtttttctttagggTCTGACTTATATTGTAACCGTTTGCTTACAATCCAGCAGATGGCCGGTCTAGTACAGGTCATGATCTAGTTGAGGTTGCCTAACATTTCTCTGTACCGTATTCTGTCTGGTCTGTTTGGTCACTATCTGGAGTGAGTTCACATTTTACTTCACTAGGCATAGCTCTGCTTTTACATTCAGACATCCCAATCTCTCCAGGATCTTCTCAATGTACATTCATTTTGATGGTACATGCTGTTTAAATCAGGCATCTAATGTCGAGGCTGGAAATGCACATAGAGAGAGTCAGGAGATGAAGAATCCAGTGGCAGGCCAtacttctttgttttatggaggaagaaaggagagcAGAGTGCCGCAAACAACAGAGACGacttattaaacatggggcGACTGTATGCaatgagtaaacatttcagaaggTGTTCTACTTTTTGTGTTGAGCATATTACAAGAAGTGGATATATCAGATGAAAGGTTTATTGTTATTCGTGTTCTGTTTGCTTTTCAGACATTGCTGCGGCTCATTGAACGACACTTCccaccgtccggctggtccaGCGCAAAGCTGATGACGGGTGGAAAAAGGTTGTTCCCagttttaccgatgagcagtggatagagaatttctgtatgtccagagagacatttcaatacatctgtcgCCACCTAAAGCCTGCACTGGAGAGAATGGACACAACCATTTACTAGAAGGAAAGTGTGTGCAGCATtgatgctttacctcctgccttccaacaaatcacaacacaccttttcataataagcatcatgttttGGAAGTTTGatagacagaacatacatgtatacatgaacATACACATCTAATGAGAAAATATTCCataaaaaatgcatcatttgttcttttttttttttttttttttttgtaatgtgcaaaataaagatctcatcacctGCTTTAAGATTTGTGTGCCATATGGAATCTATCAGTAGCAAAGGTTAAGGAGTAATCCATCACTAAAGGGGCTATTTGTGACTACTTATGGTTTTTACATAAGACATAAGACATGATAAACTTCATCCTGTGAAATGGTGCATTTAAAAATTTGATAAACTGCAAACCCCAAAGGTTGAGCTGCTCTGGTTGGTGCCATCACCCACTCCATGAAGTAGTCCCCCATCTGTTCTGTATCAGTCTGTGTATGACTCTCTGTCATATCTTTTTTGATGAAGTGTACCAGTCCTTGTTGGTTTCTGGGAAAACAATATTTACTGGGGAATATCAatcaaaaccaacaaaaattccctttttgctttttgggtccaatttttttcttgtttggtaTATACACAATCACTGTGAACCAAACT
Protein-coding sequences here:
- the LOC121636424 gene encoding pollen-specific leucine-rich repeat extensin-like protein 1, which encodes MEAEDGLSLSALQPWNTDPRKPTTASADPARRWSPGDSQPPAGPSSTPNVYPRPHTPKCSSLGISRTSRPPAIQLAETPSQHINPSPPIPPQSGAWETGLREDCSHTRSPHTHLVPPPSPFPVFLPHYQSPPPAPPIYHPTFPPPKFSPQPAPRHDGPRGTIGNVSGRGTPPKAPERDHWRPTLHQLLRDRPLWIPPQPVKLHSDLLPEQDGAHTDPLRQNGRDPPATQSPGTCHSDQHSLCAMTHRVRPA